CTCCGCCGCGTCCAGCAGCTCGATCGGATCCGGCAGCAGCGTCCGCTCGTCGGCGATGACCTCCAGCTTGATCAGATCCGTGCCGAGCGCCTCGCGCGCGAGGCGGGCCGTCAGCACAGCCTCTCCGGCGGTGAAGCACCCCGCGGTGTTCGGCAGCACCCGGATCCCGAGCTTCTCCAGCACGGACAGCACCGAGCCGTGCACCGAGGCGTCGACCCGCCGCATCGCGACGGTCGTCAGCTCCGTCCCGGACGCCACGAGAGCCCGCTCCAGGACGTCCAGGCTGGGTGCGCCACCGGTGCCCATGATCAGGCGGGACGTGAAGGACGTACCGCCGATGACAAAGGGATCGTCGGCCATGGTTCAGCCTCCTTGGACGGCGGTGAGGACCTCGACGCGGTCGCCCTCGGAGAGGGGCGTCGACGGCCACTGCGCACGCGGGACGACGGTTTCGTTGAGGGCGGCGGCCACTCCGGAGGGCGCCGTGGTGACGGACGAGACGAGCGTGTCGAGAGCCGTGCCCGGCTCGATGTGGCGGCGCTCGCCGTTGACCGAGATGCTGACCTGGACGCTCATGCGGGCTGCTCCGTGAGTGCGGCGGGACTGAAGCGCCTCGGCGTGAACGCGCGGGCCTCCTCGGGAAGTTCACCGGTGGCCAGGACGTGCGCCATGGCGTCCCCGGTGACGGGCGTGAGCAGCACGCCGTTGCGGTAGTGCCCGGTGGCCAGCGACAGCCCGGCCAGCTCCGTCGGGCCGAGCAGCGGCGCGTTGTCGGGGGAGCCGGGGCGCAGACCCGCCCGCGTCTCGGTCAGCGGGAGTTCGGTGATGCCCGGCACCAACTCGTGGGCGTCGCGCAGCAGCTCGTAGACGCCGCCCGCGGTCACCGTCGTGTCCCAGCCCAGCTCCTCGCTCGTCGCGCCCACGACCAGCTCGCCGTTCTCGCGCGGCACCAGGTACACCTGGCTGCCGCGCACCACGGCCCGCACGGTCCGGCTCAGGAACGGCGCGTACCGCTGCGGCACGGTCAGCCGC
The DNA window shown above is from Streptomyces chartreusis and carries:
- the thiS gene encoding sulfur carrier protein ThiS — encoded protein: MSVQVSISVNGERRHIEPGTALDTLVSSVTTAPSGVAAALNETVVPRAQWPSTPLSEGDRVEVLTAVQGG